In Henningerozyma blattae CBS 6284 chromosome 6, complete genome, the following are encoded in one genomic region:
- the TBLA0F00470 gene encoding uncharacterized protein codes for MVDNHSFESTENFEDDDKPITILERSESSEEITNSTKSQNIAKVSTISSNNYRNSSEINHIEQKNNEKFNTIEHTSTEGTNPKYDTTYEEFDSKRIIKEIEIMKSVYDTWYFHALLLFGAFICSYGYSLDSRVRRVYKTYAASSYKKHSLVSTINVIDSVASATSQVVYSRASDIFGRLSLLLVAIICYVVGTIIQSQAYDIQRYCAGSFFYNLGYVGVSLLMTLILSDYSSLKWRFFYQAILAWPNIINDWISGIIVDRANPIKHWSWDIGMWAFIFPLSCIPILCCLIHMQWLASQTDEWKQLKKGKSYFKYYGYKDSLIDMFWRFDVVGVILLAAFIGLILIPLTLAGGTKSRWSEGKLIAPFVIGCVMVPCFAIWEKWFAKHPIMPWRLIKDRSIWAALTLSLVYKFVFAVAQDYMYSLLLVAVDESIKSATTIGLIHSFVSSVGSPFFSYGTTFVGRLKPFIFLGTLLYMLSLGLLYYYRGGKWAHSGIIGALCVVGGLQLLFFITPLTVITQASVSSADMANVTALILTFDNIGTGIGAAVSGAIWTQTLYKELFKRMKNKTLAKKAYSSPLSFIANYSWGTPVRNIMVESYRSVQRYEIIVAISFCAPLVLLTFALRDINLNRSTDADLEDGKHVKMTDSDPIFDFFANIFNKIFHSSPRGKKSDNSDQDNYSSNNDIHYINEEGIECKNNDKNNYIVENQYYNNSEYPMEDQRNQVFFSEDKER; via the coding sequence ATGGTAGATAATCATTCTTTCGAATCGACAGAGaattttgaagatgatgataaacCGATAACGATATTAGAAAGAAGTGAATCTTCAGAAGAGATTACCAATAGCACAAAATCTCAGAATATAGCAAAAGTTTCAACCATATCTTCAAACAACTACCGAAACAGTAGTGAAATAAATCATATAGAGCAAaagaataatgaaaaatttaatacaaTTGAACATACTTCAACAGAAGGCACAAATCCAAAGTACGATACAACatatgaagaatttgatagtaaaagaattataaaagaaattgaaattatgaAATCAGTTTATGATACATGGTATTTCCATGCACTACTATTATTTGGTGCATTTATTTGTTCTTACGGTTATAGTTTGGATAGTCGTGTTCGTCGTGTTTATAAAACATATGCTGCCTCTTCGTATAAAAAGCATTCCTTAGTGTCTACCATCAATGTAATAGATTCAGTAGCATCTGCTACTTCACAAGTTGTATATTCTAGAGCCTCAGATATATTTGGTAGATTATCATTGCTTCTTGTTGCAATAATCTGTTACGTAGTAGGTACGATTATCCAATCCCAAGCATATGATATCCAAAGATATTGTGCAGGttcctttttttataatctAGGGTATGTTGGTGTTTCTTTACTAATgacattaatattatcgGACTATTCTTCCCTAAAATGGAGATTTTTTTACCAAGCAATTTTAGCGTGGcctaatatcattaatgaTTGGATTTCAGGTATCATAGTGGACAGGGCAAATCCAATTAAACATTGGTCTTGGGACATTGGCATGTGGGCATTTATTTTCCCATTATCTTGCATCCCAATCCTTTGTTGTTTAATCCATATGCAATGGTTAGCCTCACAAACAGATGAATGGAAACAGTTGAAGAAAGGAAAAAGctactttaaatattatggATATAAAGattctttaattgataTGTTTTGGAGATTTGATGTTGTTGGTGTAATTCTACTTGCTGCATTTATAGGACTTATTTTGATTCCATTGACATTAGCAGGTGGTACGAAGTCTCGATGGAGTGAGGGGAAATTGATTGCTCCCTTCGTAATTGGTTGTGTAATGGTTCCATGTTTTGCAATTTGGGAAAAATGGTTTGCAAAACACCCAATAATGCCTTGGagattaataaaagatCGTTCCATTTGGGCTGCCCTTACACTTTCATTAGTATACAAGTTTGTATTCGCAGTGGCTCAGGATTATATGTATTCACTGTTGCTTGTGGCAGTAGATGAATCTATAAAATCTGCAACAACTATTGGATTGATTCACTCATTTGTGTCTTCAGTGGGATCACCATTTTTCTCATATGGTACTACATTTGTTGGAAGATTAAAgccatttatttttcttggtACATTACTGTATATGCTTTCTTTGGGGCTGCTCTATTATTATAGGGGTGGTAAATGGGCTCATTCTGGTATTATAGGTGCGCTATGTGTAGTGGGGGGGTTGCAgctacttttttttattacacCATTGACCGTTATTACTCAAGCATCTGTTTCTTCTGCAGATATGGCTAATGTGACTGCATTGATTCTAacttttgataatatagGTACTGGAATTGGAGCTGCAGTCTCTGGGGCAATTTGGACACAAACACTATACAAGGAACTTTTCAAACgtatgaaaaataaaacactAGCAAAAAAGGCATATTCGTCGCCATTAAGTTTCATTGCAAATTATAGCTGGGGAACACCAGtaagaaatataatggTTGAATCATATAGAAGTGTTCAAAGGTATGAAATCATTGTTGCTATTAGCTTTTGTGCACCTTTAGTATTGCTAACTTTTGCACTGAGAGATATAAACCTAAACCGTTCTACGGATGCAGACTTGGAAGATGGGAAACATGTCAAAATGACTGACTCAGATCCCatttttgatttctttgctaacattttcaataaaatattccaCAGCTCACCAAGAGGAAAGAAATCAGATAATTCAGATCAAGATAATTATAGTTCCAATAATGACATCCACTATATAAACGAAGAAGGCATTGAgtgtaaaaataatgataaaaataactaCATTGTTGAAAATCAATATTACAATAACTCGGAGTATCCCATGGAAGATCAAAGAAATCAAGTCTTTTTTAGTGAAGATAAAGAGAGATAG
- the TIP41 gene encoding Tip41p (similar to Saccharomyces cerevisiae TIP41 (YPR040W); ancestral locus Anc_7.457): MNGNSKYEDRSNENKQDGKNTPSTTTSVFKSPASITNPGVLRGLRTIQINSAREIHARTVAARHPAMNRRPITTTSLKGDSVNDTHISSTTTTETINISTTTTIPKPRHICNNPNNPLCAHCGATIIPSPQATLPLADNPSVTIDDWVVSTMKKPILKTQEFEDWENNKLKGLSLPEMIFGNSYVRIKNTKYNWSLEFNTLDALSRVNLKDSGIRVSYSNKWIKSKQAKKTQLPDDLVSTSYDNQSLKIVNHYDWTYTTDYKGTETPTNQLQRDDAVKLPIDKLSRHDPIIFFDDMILFEDELADNGISVFNIKIRVMNERLLILARFFLRVDDVLLRIRDTRVYVEFNENKVIREYKEYEGNYNETIAKSKSTLQYSRDPKAALRDNEWVVRNIPLVNRESEILILQ; encoded by the coding sequence ATGAATGGTAACAGCAAGTATGAAGATCGTTCAAACGAAAATAAACAGGATGGAAAAAATACACCTTCTACCACTACTTCAGTTTTTAAATCTCCTGCTTCTATAACGAATCCTGGGGTGTTGAGAGGTCTTCGaacaattcaaataaattctgCAAGGGAAATTCATGCAAGAACAGTTGCTGCTCGTCATCCTGCCATGAACCGTAGACCAATTACCACAACCAGTCTTAAGGGTGATTCAGTCAACGATACACACATCTCAAGTACAACAACTACGGAAACAATAAACATTTCTACAACAACCACAATCCCTAAACCAAGACACATCTGtaataatccaaataatcCTCTTTGTGCTCATTGTGGTGCAACTATTATACCTTCTCCTCAGGCTACGTTGCCACTGGCTGATAATCCTTCCGTCACTATAGATGATTGGGTTGTTTCCACCATGAAAAAACCTATATTGAAGACAcaagaatttgaagattGGGAAAACAACAAATTGAAAGGACTCTCGTTACCTGAAATGATTTTTGGTAATTCATATgttagaattaaaaatacaaaatataattggTCTTTAGAGTTTAATACTTTAGATGCCCTGAGTAGAGTCAATCTAAAAGATTCGGGAATAAGAGTATcatattctaataaatgGATCAAATCAAAACAAGCTAAAAAGACTCAATTACCTGATGATTTAGTTTCCACTTCATATGACAATcaatcattaaaaattgtaaatcatTATGATTGGACTTATACCACAGACTATAAGGGAACTGAAACTCCAACAAATCAATTACAGAGAGATGATGCAGTAAAACTTCCgattgataaattatctaGACATGATCCAatcattttctttgatGATATGATCttatttgaagatgaattgGCAGATAACGGGATATctgttttcaatattaaaatacGTGTAATGAATGAAAGATTACTGATTTTAGCGAGATTTTTCTTGAGAGTCGATGACGTACTCTTACGAATTAGAGACACAAGAGTATATGTAGagtttaatgaaaataaggTTATTAGAGAATACAAGGAGTATGAAGGGAATTACAATGAAACTATagcaaaatcaaaatctaCTTTACAATATTCAAGAGATCCCAAAGCAGCATTGCGAGATAACGAATGGGTTGTAAGAAATATTCCGTTAGTTAATAGAGAATCGGAAATCTTGATACTGCAATAA
- the BIR1 gene encoding survivin (similar to Saccharomyces cerevisiae BIR1 (YJR089W); ancestral locus Anc_7.460), producing the protein MNLYTDRLTSFQEGKVINNKKIRWRYQVIPQEHMALLGFYYEPYYDENLEEIIKDSVICIHCNAEMHDLGDCRNSKKNVKLTMLNIINHHLEELERLNARNKRKQIQTQDIICLPSLLKKLILQSVLDRKMIKWFKQNTIKDPFSKLMIDFTRSTYLSSEWGYKEDSNLSIDNMVKSGLFKYDISLTGFNEIKPSKLARKRKINDGCYCIYCKYFISNLDVELESNFDVLKSHYINSRDKQCFFIEQIKHLANYKSILQGYDQNPTNLLTSPKRKGLNSVNSTPVRKMRKLNRTSTIMTLDSDDSNASNSSNISYNNVTKSTMGNSVANRFDLKVNFQDHVDRTREFNRRNRVLDDSTGDFSFDNQGQLGFELPPMNVRLSTNSIEKRGDNSGEHLKDIEESNKKNKEVDNRRNVDKGISQVKTIFNEVEHGTNVAQEIIEQQIPRDNSINSSNLSQEKQHQCKQLARAGQTQDIELKHIQEHALSHEIDNPEIVTTRESIKRDNYCKNNDYEMENYAIMSGVCNIADKNEMNKLTSDLNYNQKATQSANVTIDSVTKESSNKAPNSSNIQKVIAQSTVGNYIHAVNPQPETIDVISLRNAQSMHKAIINKQLEQVNSNLDHQTDVSRENFNISKINGSEILSKFYKAESMNSKNHKDNSQESLKSSSNRVENFSISNISKIEPITTSTGNIQYGKNTGVQTVNRISTLTHGSPASNEYDAISISSDEFALSSSDEDENKDESDNFGQKIDNVKEAVRNADSKILISSYHKSKSLSKDGTDDDSHVIDDFNKQLNINISKSVSNIHLAGGLQTNARIPRKNLKGSLFVQETKENNYQPLLNNVEPLPLHEFEEQEILLEAGTPRSSIAKLDNITQTDIENKRVNSPDTSSDVNNKSVDISKNIVNSNTIRNSISNTKPQFIKLTPTSDDLNKEDISSRLHSTDAPITDKSPIIDTGNTSISNMPLESRSNANIDMSTCSTLDLKGATLNQQVHNDATIENPNLQNDSSKSLVKKNAHEIPENTQVSSLDNNLKNIHSIKQAEVLDTSSKDMRNESSTAKTANLNIDLSHSEHKDNEVKLLSLQQTEVCSLNKKNIQYINEVEQYLTCIKNKFEKQQLDFDVIQFINTFPRDELYMDFNEWVDYTHNKIKNYFNLRVKDIILKSNENYEEVENMIKALDDDDERLTKIAEMLGIIT; encoded by the coding sequence ATGAATCTTTATACAGATAGACTGACAAGTTTCCAAGAAGGAAAAGtaatcaataataaaaaaataagatgGCGATATCAAGTGATACCACAAGAGCATATGGCATTGCTAGGCTTCTATTATGAACCTTATTACGATGAGAatttagaagaaattatCAAGGATTCAGTTATATGTATTCATTGTAATGCTGAAATGCACGATTTGGGTGATTGTAGAAACTCCAAGAAAAATGTTAAGTTAACAAtgttaaatataattaaccACCATTTGGAAGAACTTGAGCGATTAAACGCACGGAATAAAAGGAAACAAATACAAACACAAGATATTATCTGTTTACCAAGCCTCCTGAAAAAACTTATTTTACAGAGTGTGTTGGATAGGAAAATGATCAAATGGTTTAAACAAAATACCATCAAGGATcctttttctaaattaatgATAGATTTTACCCGCTCAACATATCTTAGCTCAGAATGGGGTTATAAGGAAGATAGCAATCTTAGTATTGATAATATGGTTAAAAGTGGGCtatttaaatatgataTTTCGCTGACGGGTTTCAATGAAATAAAGCCATCAAAACTTGCTCGcaagagaaaaattaatgacGGCTGTTACTGTATTTAttgcaaatattttatatcaaATTTGGATGTAGAATTGGAATCAAACTTTGATGTATTAAAGAGTcattatattaatagtCGAGATAAACAATGCTTTTTCATTGAACAGATCAAACACCTTGCAAattataaatcaattttgCAAGGCTATGATCAGAACCCAACTAACCTTCTTACGTCTCCAAAAAGAAAGGGTTTAAATTCAGTTAATTCTACACCTGTAAGAAAAATGCGTAAGTTAAATAGAACTTCCACAATAATGACTCTTGATAGTGATGATTCCAATGCTTCAAATTCATCCAATATAAGCTATAATAACGTCACCAAATCGACTATGGGCAATAGCGTAGCTAATAGATTCGATCTTAAAGTGAATTTCCAAGACCATGTTGATAGAACAAGAGAATTTAATAGACGTAATAGGGTATTAGATGATAGCACGGGTGATTTTAGCTTCGATAATCAAGGCCAACTAGGGTTTGAATTGCCACCCATGAATGTACGATTATCAACCAATTCAATAGAAAAAAGGGGAGATAATAGTGGAGAACACcttaaagatattgaagaaagtaacaaaaagaacaaaGAAGTCGATAATAGAAGAAATGTGGATAAAGGAATAAGTCAAGTAAAAACAATCTTTAATGAGGTGGAACATGGAACGAATGTTGCTcaagaaataatagaaCAACAAATACCAAGAGacaattcaataaattcatcaaaCCTATCTCAAGAGAAGCAACATCAATGTAAGCAGTTAGCACGTGCCGGGCAGACACAGGATATAGAACTGAAACATATACAAGAGCATGCTTTATCACACGAAATTGACAACCCTGAAATAGTAACAACTAGGGAATCTATCAAGAGAGACAATTATTGTAAAAACAATGACTATGAAATGGAAAACTACGCCATTATGAGCGGTGTATGTAACATAGCTGACAAAAACGAGatgaataaattaacaAGTGATTTAAATTACAATCAAAAAGCAACACAGTCTGCTAATGTTACTATTGATTCTGTAACCAAGGAAAGCTCAAATAAAGCTCCGAACTCTtcaaatatacaaaaagTAATTGCACAATCAACAGTTGGCAATTATATTCATGCGGTTAATCCTCAACCGGAGACTATCGACGTTATATCTTTACGAAATGCTCAGTCTATGCACAAGGCAATTATTAACAAGCAACTTGAGCAagttaattcaaatttagaCCACCAGACAGATGTTTCACGTGAAAATTTCAACATTTCTAAAATAAATGGATCAGAAATACTATCTAAATTTTACAAGGCCGAATCTATGAATAGCAAAAACCACAAGGATAATTCTCAAGAAAGTTTAAAGAGTTCATCAAACAGAGTTGAAAACTTTTCTATCTCAAATATATCTAAGATTGAACCAATTACAACAAGTACTGGGAATATTCAATACGGTAAAAATACAGGTGTTCAAACCGTAAATAGAATAAGTACATTAACACATGGCAGCCCAGCTTCCAATGAATATGATGCAATATCTATAAGCTCAGATGAATTTGCTCTCTCATCTtcagatgaagatgaaaataaagatgaaagTGATAATTTCGGTCAAAAAATAGACAACGTTAAAGAAGCCGTAAGGAACGCTGACAGTAAAATACTAATATCCTCATACCATAAAAGTAAATCATTATCTAAAGATGGTACTGATGATGATTCTCATGTGATAGAcgattttaataaacaattgaacattaatatttctaaatcagTATCAAATATCCATTTAGCGGGAGGCCTGCAAACAAATGCTAGGATTCCTAGAAAAAATCTGAAGGGATCATTATTTGTACAAGAaactaaagaaaataacTACCAACCATTGCTTAATAATGTAGAACCATTACCATTACATGAATTCGAGGAACAAGAAATACTGCTTGAAGCTGGAACACCAAGATCAAGTATAGCCAAATTGGATAACATTACACAAacagatattgaaaataaaagagtTAATTCACCTGATACTTCATCTGATGTTAATAATAAGTCCGTAGATATTTCTAAGAATATTGTAAATTCTAATACAATTAGAAATTCTATTTCAAACACTAAACCTCAATTTATAAAACTAACCCCAACATctgatgatttaaataaggAAGACATTTCTTCCCGTCTGCATTCTACAGACGCACCAATAACTGATAAATCGCCAATCATTGACACAGGAAATACTTCTATTAGTAACATGCCTCTCGAATCCAGAAGCAATGCTAATATTGATATGAGTACTTGCTCTACTTTGGATCTAAAAGGAGCAACTCTTAATCAACAGGTACATAATGATGCAACAATAGAAAATCCTAACCTTCAAAATGATTCATCTAAAAGTTTAGTGAAGAAGAATGCTCATGAAATCCCCGAAAACACTCAAGTATCTAGTTTAGATAATAATCTAAAGAATATCCATAGTATTAAACAAGCAGAGGTTCTCGATACGTCCTCTAAAGACATGAGAAATGAAAGTTCAACTGCCAAAACTGCAAACTTAAATATTGACCTATCTCACTCCGAACATAAAGACAATGAGGTAAAACTGTTGAGCTTACAGCAAACTGAAGTATGCTCTCTAAATAAGAAGAATATACAATATATTAATGAGGTTGAACAATACTTAACATGTATAAAGAATAAGTTTgaaaaacaacaattagACTTTGATGTAATTCAGTTTATTAATACATTTCCAAGAGATGAGTTATACATGGACTTCAATGAATGGGTTGATTATACtcataataaaattaaaaattattttaatttacgAGTAAAGGACATTATATTAAAGTCAAACGAAAACTATGAGGAGGTAGAAAATATGATTAAAGCATTAGACGATGACGATGAAAGATTAACCAAAATTGCGGAGATGCTTGGGATTATCacttaa
- the TBLA0F00500 gene encoding uncharacterized protein (similar to Saccharomyces cerevisiae YNR040W; ancestral locus Anc_6.360), which produces MNVFKYEFTKSARIKRILLNVVFGVYSFSFIDTNIQLKKHGKEVNDYQILLVLAPIGMIGLLNYSMSRFVTQLKYIKKNNSFIIRRGSIFLNRVKEETVSLQNMKCNTLNASNKGILLVNKKDTFIPRIWYLSHDGKYIGNSNSSIIQTFLSKHSSQAIIDPKKDIHTKINIAQDIVEKTKKKT; this is translated from the coding sequence ATGAATGTTTTCAAATATGAATTTACTAAAAGTGCtagaataaaaagaattttacTTAATGTAGTTTTTGGAGTGTAttctttttcctttattGATACAAACATTCAACTAAAAAAACATGGCAAAGAAGTGAAtgattatcaaattttattggTACTAGCCCCTATAGGCATGATAGGACTACTTAACTATTCAATGAGTCGTTTTGTGAcacaattaaaatatattaaaaagaacaatTCATTTATAATTAGAAGAGGAAgcatatttttaaatcgggttaaagaagaaacagTTAGTCttcaaaatatgaaatGCAATACTTTAAATGCAAGTAATAAAGGTATCTTACtagtaaataaaaaagatacGTTTATTCCAAGGATATGGTATTTATCTCATGACGGTAAATACATTGGGAATTCCAATTCAAGTATAATACAGACTTTTTTATCTAAACATTCTTCTCAAGCAATTATTGATCCTAAGAAAGATATACATACgaaaattaatattgcACAGGATATAGTTGAGAAGaccaagaaaaaaacatgA
- the COQ2 gene encoding 4-hydroxybenzoate octaprenyltransferase (similar to Saccharomyces cerevisiae COQ2 (YNR041C); ancestral locus Anc_6.361), giving the protein MRLSLLNNRSVLRSFTLAKDFPVLKRPFYLTHTNLQYNAPNTQVPLPDDPIPRPFFEKKPLPLNLTHEAFTKEELDEAREERLKGLGPYVSRLPKSIIPYAELMRLEKPAGTWLLYLPCTWSVAMAAIQNVAIITPTNVLLTLTVMGLGATVMRGAGCTINDLLDRKIDSKVLRSVERPLASKRVSVPNAIGFLGLQTAVGYGLLCTLPIGCRFLALASLPLVAIYPLCKRISYYPQIVLASCFDWGALLGWAALGLTMGPAEWASALLLYAGASAWCVAYDTIYAHQDKKFDTKVGIGSTALAWGNKKLKKMCTYLSIFQFSCITMAGITSGVIAGPGFITGLGIFAWRVAKMIKTVDLDNPNDCGRHFKNNIKSGMYFSYGLFFDYLLKWFGIF; this is encoded by the coding sequence ATGAGATTATCATTGTTGAATAATCGGTCGGTTTTAAGAAGTTTTACTCTTGCAAAAGATTTTCCTGTTTTAAAAAGGCCATTCTATTTAACACACACCAATCTTCAATATAATGCCCCAAACACTCAAGTTCCTTTACCAGATGACCCAATTCCAAGAcctttttttgaaaaaaaaccaTTACCATTAAATTTAACACATGAAGCATTCactaaagaagaattggaCGAAGCAAGAGAAGAAAGATTAAAAGGTTTAGGCCCATATGTATCTCGCTTACCAAAAAGTATAATCCCATATGCTGAATTGATGAGATTAGAAAAACCAGCAGGTACTTGGCTCTTATATTTGCCTTGTACTTGGTCTGTAGCAATGGCTGCCATTCAAAATGTAGCTATTATCACACCAACAAACGTGTTGCTTACTTTAACGGTAATGGGGTTGGGTGCTACGGTTATGAGAGGTGCAGGTTGCacaattaatgatttattgGATAGGAAAATTGACTCAAAAGTTTTAAGATCTGTAGAAAGGCCCTTGGCATCCAAAAGAGTTTCTGTACCAAATGCGATTGGGTTTTTAGGCTTACAAACAGCTGTTGGATATGGATTACTTTGTACTTTACCCATTGGCTGTAGATTTTTAGCTTTGGCAAGTTTACCATTGGTTGCAATTTACCCACTATGCAAGAGAATCTCCTATTATCCACAAATAGTTTTAGCTTCATGTTTCGATTGGGGTGCATTATTAGGTTGGGCAGCCCTTGGTCTAACAATGGGGCCAGCAGAATGGGCTTCAGCTTTATTACTATATGCAGGTGCAAGCGCTTGGTGTGTAGCCTATGATACAATATATGCCCATCAAGATAAAAAGTTTGATACAAAAGTTGGTATTGGTAGTACTGCTTTGGCTTGGGGTAacaaaaaactaaaaaaaatgtgtacatatttatcaattttccaattttcaTGCATCACAATGGCAGGGATTACTAGTGGTGTTATTGCAGGACCAGGTTTCATCACTGGGCTAGGTATATTTGCTTGGAGGGTTGCTAAGATGATTAAGACAGTAGATTTAGACAATCCAAATGATTGTGGGCGTCACTTTAAGAATAACATTAAATCTGGTATGTATTTCTCTTATGGATTGTTCTTTGATTACCTATTAAAATGgtttggaatattttaa